One window from the genome of Musa acuminata AAA Group cultivar baxijiao chromosome BXJ1-4, Cavendish_Baxijiao_AAA, whole genome shotgun sequence encodes:
- the LOC103982022 gene encoding protein trichome birefringence-like 34 yields MILIMNPKATKTSLNPHLQKKKVVMLPREEGRKVEMATKSQFTLRLWGLKNRFNSILTMSTALIIVLTIFITMRNGDQAEILAMEAKESSAGTCDLFSGQWVYDNTTYPLYSESGCKFMSDQSACEKFGRRDLKYQNWRWQPHGCNLPRFNVTKLLERLRDRRLVFVGDSLNRNQWISMVCLLGASLPDSHKIMVSNGSLMSFKAKEHNASIDFYWAPLLVESNSDDPVHHRIPDRVARAQSIEKHARHWTNADILVFNTYLWWRRPTMNILWGSFEDEHGIHKEIDSLRGYELALNTWSDWLEFHVDHLKTKLFFMSMSPTHSSGEEWGRPSGQNCYHETEPIAEEGYRGKDTNENMMRVVEKVIKSLRGRGVNVQMLNVTQLSEYRKDGHPSIYRKQWEPLTKEQQDNPGSYADCIHWCLPGVPDVWNQLLYAYLFPE; encoded by the exons ATGATTCTGATCATGAACCCGAAGGCCACGAAGACCAGCTTAAATCCTCACTTACAAAAGAAGAAGGTGGTGATGCTCCCGAGGGAGGAAGGACGGAAGGTGGAGATGGCGACTAAGAGCCAGTTTACCCTGAGGCTATGGGGCCTCAAGAATCGCTTCAACTCCATCTTAACCATGTCCACTGCACTCATCATCGTCCTCACCATCTTCATCACGATGAGGAACGGAGACCAGGCTGAGATCCTTGCCATGGAAGCCAAGGAGTCGTCGGCCGGGACTTGCGACTTGTTCTCAGGCCAATGGGTATATGACAACACGACGTATCCCTTGTACTCGGAGAGTGGGTGCAAATTCATGTCGGATCAGTCTGCCTGTGAGAAGTTCGGAAGAAGAGATCTCAAGTATCAGAACTGGAGGTGGCAGCCTCATGGATGCAACCTACCAAG GTTCAATGTCACAAAACTGCTGGAGAGGCTAAGGGACAGGCGGCTGGTGTTTGTTGGTGACTCCCTCAACAGAAACCAATGGATTTCCATGGTCTGCCTGCTGGGTGCCTCCCTTCCTGATTCCCACAAGATCATGGTATCCAATGGATCCCTCATGTCCTTCAAAGCCAAG GAACATAATGCATCGATTGACTTCTACTGGGCGCCATTGTTGGTCGAATCCAATTCGGATGATCCTGTACACCACCGAATACCAGACAGGGTTGCGAGGGCGCAATCCATCGAGAAGCACGCAAGACACTGGACAAATGCTGATATACTGGTCTTCAACACTTATCTCTGGTGGAGGCGACCAACGATGAACATCTT GTGGGGATCATTCGAGGACGAACATGGTATCCACAAGGAGATCGACAGCCTCCGTGGCTACGAGCTAGCACTGAACACATGGTCTGATTGGCTTGAATTCCATGTGGACCATCTCAAGACGAAGCTGTTCTTCATGAGCATGTCGCCTACGCACTCGAG TGGCGAAGAGTGGGGCAGGCCTAGTGGCCAAAACTGCTACCATGAGACAGAGCCGATCGCGGAGGAGGGATACCGGGGCAAAGACACAAATGAAAACATGATGCGGGTGGTTGAGAAGGTAATCAAGAGTCTGAGAGGCAGGGGTGTGAATGTACAAATGCTCAACGTAACGCAGCTCTCAGAATATAGAAAAGACGGCCACCCGTCAATCTACAGGAAGCAGTGGGAGCCACTGACCAAAGAGCAGCAGGATAACCCCGGCAGCTACGCTGACTGCATCCATTGGTGCCTCCCAGGAGTTCCTGATGTGTGGAATCAACTTTTGTATGCCTACCTTTTTCCCGAGTAG